In Saccharicrinis fermentans DSM 9555 = JCM 21142, a genomic segment contains:
- a CDS encoding DUF4301 family protein: MIKQNDRTLLKSKNITEEKVKEQLSQFKIGFPFMDIKAPASTTNGILSLDEEQKLMFTDQFRNGIDNGYTVLKFVPASGAATRMFKDLFAFINADKDKQAQEKKEGPIKDFLTHIQHFAFSKELEQICDMDFSNEQAVFDNGVHIIKKLLLPEGLNYGKYPKGVLKFHLDGEEAITPIEEHLCEGATYGQDAQGNVNIHFTVSGDHQPLFEEIVHKKLPRYEAKYGVTFNVSYSTQKEYTDTIAVNTDNTPFRTDNDQLLFRPGGHGALIENLNDLNADIIFIKNIDNVIPAYRLRDTIQYKEALAGVLYFYQQKIFAYLRELDNNQDDNDLVNEIIDFMQVELFISLPEMIDNYSDAEKRLYVQSKLNRPIRVCGMVKNEGEPGGGPFWGIGINGETSLQIVEGSQIDMNDPQKRKIVQQSTHFNPVDLICGTKNYQGEKFNLLEYVDPNTGFISEKSINGKKLKALELPGLWNGGMSDWTTIFVEVPISTFNPVKTVNDLLRIQHQPETTQSH; the protein is encoded by the coding sequence ATGATAAAACAAAACGACCGAACGCTTTTAAAAAGTAAGAATATCACTGAAGAGAAAGTGAAAGAACAACTTTCTCAATTCAAAATTGGTTTCCCATTCATGGATATTAAAGCGCCTGCTTCTACCACCAACGGCATACTATCCCTGGATGAAGAACAAAAACTAATGTTTACCGACCAATTTAGAAACGGTATTGACAATGGCTACACCGTCCTCAAGTTTGTGCCCGCCTCGGGAGCGGCCACTCGTATGTTTAAAGATCTGTTCGCATTTATCAATGCCGACAAAGACAAGCAGGCGCAAGAAAAAAAAGAAGGCCCCATCAAAGACTTTCTAACCCATATTCAACATTTTGCATTTTCAAAAGAACTGGAACAAATCTGCGATATGGATTTCAGCAACGAACAAGCCGTTTTTGACAATGGTGTCCATATCATAAAAAAACTATTACTACCCGAAGGTCTCAACTATGGTAAATATCCCAAAGGTGTATTAAAATTTCATCTTGATGGAGAAGAAGCAATTACTCCCATCGAAGAACACTTATGCGAAGGTGCCACCTATGGTCAGGATGCCCAGGGCAATGTAAATATCCACTTTACGGTCTCCGGTGATCATCAGCCTCTGTTTGAGGAAATCGTTCATAAAAAGCTACCTCGTTACGAAGCCAAATACGGGGTCACCTTTAACGTCAGCTACTCAACACAAAAAGAATATACCGACACCATAGCTGTTAACACGGATAACACACCATTTCGCACAGACAATGATCAACTATTATTTCGTCCCGGAGGCCACGGTGCATTGATCGAAAACCTGAACGATTTAAATGCCGACATCATCTTTATCAAGAACATAGACAATGTTATTCCAGCCTACCGCCTAAGAGATACCATCCAATACAAAGAGGCCTTGGCCGGCGTATTGTATTTTTATCAACAAAAAATATTTGCATATCTCCGAGAACTCGACAACAATCAGGACGACAACGACCTCGTGAACGAGATCATTGATTTTATGCAGGTCGAACTATTTATTTCATTACCTGAGATGATAGACAATTACTCCGATGCCGAAAAACGTCTCTATGTACAATCAAAATTAAATCGCCCCATAAGAGTCTGCGGCATGGTCAAGAACGAAGGAGAACCCGGCGGCGGTCCTTTTTGGGGTATCGGTATCAATGGCGAAACATCGCTCCAAATTGTGGAAGGCTCACAAATAGACATGAACGATCCTCAGAAAAGAAAAATAGTTCAGCAGAGTACCCACTTTAACCCAGTGGATCTGATCTGCGGTACAAAAAATTATCAGGGAGAAAAATTTAACCTTTTAGAATATGTGGATCCCAACACCGGATTTATCTCCGAGAAATCCATCAATGGTAAAAAACTAAAAGCCTTAGAGTTACCGGGACTTTGGAATGGCGGCATGTCTGACTGGACGACCATATTTGTAGAAGTTCCCATAAGCACTTTTAATCCGGTTAAAACAGTGAACGACTTATTAAGAATTCAACACCAACCCGAAACTACCCAAAGCCACTGA
- a CDS encoding tetratricopeptide repeat protein encodes MQEYSHANQDGTREAVEKFEEMIHHNKESYFDVFQIESIFDYYNEENMLDKAESAIKLGLRQHPDSTSLLLKHSTLLIEQNAHEDALEILEYIREVENSNAEIFLNLGIVYTRMGERKKAIADYTKALKLVSEEELDEFVFEIGFNLNQEGFYKDSRNLLKNLHPRFPNNENILFEMAYAHDKLEEVEEGIEVYNKLLNINPYLENAWYNLGILYNKQEKYTEAIEAYNITIAISPNLSEAYYNKANSLAQIGEYSQAIECYAEYMSFSYPMALTYFYMGDCWENLNNYGLASRFYKIAVDIDPEHTEALQALGRTAYRTQDYETSIFAFDKALMLDPDSSDLWLSLGKTYKKMKKPAEAKRCLKRALINQHEDTSSWIEMYQFLDENEKDFDPIPFLKRLLSKDQTNGALHYLAAIVYNKNNNHADALQHLVIARQLLPDDLEIVLNEYPALVSMPKIAEYINTHR; translated from the coding sequence ATGCAAGAATACTCTCACGCAAATCAAGATGGGACAAGAGAGGCGGTTGAAAAGTTTGAGGAGATGATTCACCACAACAAGGAATCCTATTTTGACGTGTTTCAAATTGAATCCATTTTTGATTATTACAACGAAGAAAATATGTTGGATAAGGCTGAGTCCGCCATTAAATTGGGACTACGCCAGCATCCGGACTCAACATCACTCCTCTTAAAACATAGCACCTTACTTATCGAACAAAATGCGCACGAGGATGCATTGGAGATATTGGAATATATACGAGAAGTAGAGAATAGTAATGCAGAGATATTCCTGAATTTGGGTATTGTATACACCCGGATGGGAGAAAGAAAAAAAGCCATTGCTGATTATACCAAAGCACTTAAATTGGTTAGCGAAGAGGAATTGGACGAATTTGTTTTTGAAATTGGCTTTAACCTAAACCAAGAAGGTTTTTATAAGGACTCGCGTAACTTACTTAAAAACCTCCACCCCCGCTTTCCCAACAACGAAAACATTCTTTTTGAGATGGCCTATGCCCATGATAAACTGGAAGAAGTAGAGGAAGGGATTGAGGTATACAATAAATTACTAAATATAAATCCGTATCTGGAAAATGCGTGGTATAATCTGGGTATACTCTACAACAAACAAGAGAAATACACTGAAGCCATTGAAGCATATAATATTACCATTGCAATCTCACCTAACCTGTCCGAAGCCTATTACAATAAAGCCAACAGTCTGGCACAAATAGGAGAGTACAGCCAGGCCATCGAGTGCTACGCCGAGTATATGTCATTTAGCTACCCCATGGCACTCACCTATTTCTATATGGGCGATTGCTGGGAAAACCTGAACAATTATGGTTTAGCATCACGCTTTTACAAAATAGCTGTGGACATAGACCCGGAACATACTGAAGCGCTTCAAGCACTAGGTAGAACAGCATATCGCACACAAGACTATGAGACCAGCATCTTTGCATTTGACAAAGCTTTAATGCTCGATCCCGACTCATCTGACCTATGGCTCTCCCTGGGCAAGACCTATAAAAAGATGAAAAAGCCCGCCGAAGCAAAAAGATGCTTAAAACGTGCACTGATTAACCAGCACGAAGACACTTCCAGCTGGATTGAAATGTATCAGTTTCTTGATGAAAATGAAAAAGATTTTGATCCAATACCCTTCTTAAAACGCTTGCTAAGTAAAGATCAAACCAATGGTGCATTACACTATTTGGCTGCCATTGTTTACAACAAAAACAATAACCATGCAGATGCTTTACAACACTTGGTCATTGCTCGTCAACTATTACCTGACGATCTGGAAATAGTGCTAAACGAATATCCTGCCTTGGTTTCCATGCCAAAAATTGCAGAATACATCAATACGCATCGCTAA